In Phenylobacterium zucineum HLK1, one DNA window encodes the following:
- a CDS encoding DUF4236 domain-containing protein: MAWRFFWRIPLLRNVWLNLSRGGPSLTVGVRGLRATFGRRHRRITASLPGSGVSVSHVIPNAPRPAETPVDDGRRLLEQALRERRTGR; encoded by the coding sequence ATGGCTTGGCGCTTCTTCTGGCGGATACCGCTTCTGAGAAATGTGTGGCTCAACCTCTCCCGGGGCGGCCCATCGCTGACCGTTGGCGTGCGGGGACTCCGCGCCACGTTCGGGCGCCGACACAGGCGCATCACGGCCAGCCTGCCTGGCAGCGGCGTTTCGGTCAGCCATGTCATTCCGAACGCGCCGCGGCCAGCGGAGACGCCCGTCGATGATGGCCGCCGCCTGCTTGAACAGGCGCTAAGAGAGCGACGCACGGGCCGATGA